GCCAAGAAGGCACGCCGCGCGCAGCTGCTGAAGCAGCTCTCGCTGATCGGCGCCGTCCTGCTCGCCGCCGTGGACACCAACGGCCGGCCGGGCATCGCCTGGCGCGCCGAGCACATCGCCCTGGACGCCAGGAAGAACGCCGCAGGCTTCCGCAAGGACGCCCGCAAGCAGCTGAAGAAGGCCGACCAGGCCGTGCGCAAGACCGCATCCGACGTCGTCGGTTCCTAAGCGACATGACCGTTACCTCAGGCGGGGTGTCCGACCAGACTCTGTGGCGGGCGCCCCGCCTGACGCGTCCCGTGGACGCCGAGATCTCGGTGCCCGGGTCCAAGTCGCTCACCAACCGCTACCTCGTGCTCGCGGCGCTCGCCGACGGTCCGTGCCTCATCCGCCGGCCGCTGCACTCCCGTGACTCCGCCCTGATGGTCGACGCCCTGCGGGCGCTCGGCGCCGTCATCGAGGACGTACCGGGCGACGGCGGCTTCGGGCCGGACCTCCGGGTCGTCCCCCTGCCGGCAGGGCCGGGACCGGCCGTGGACCGCGCCGTCGACTGCGGCCTCGCGGGCACCGTCATGCGCTTCGTGCCGCCCCTCGCAGGGCTCGTCACGGGGAGCACGCGGTTCGACGGCGACCCGCACGCGCGGCGCCGCCCGATGGGCAGCATCATCGCGGCCCTGCGCGGGCTCGGCGTGACGGTCGACGACGACGGCTCCGGTGCGCTGCCGTTCACGGTCGAGGGCGACGGACACGTCCGCGGCGGGCGGCTCGTCGTCGACGCGTCCGCATCCTCCCAGTTCGTCTCCGCGCTCCTCCTCGTGGGCGCCCGCTTCGCCGAGGGCCTGCACCTCGAGCACGTCGGCAAGCCCGTCCCCAGCCTCGACCACGTGAGGATGACGGTGCGGACCCTGCGCTCCCTCGGCGTGGACGTCGACGATTCCGTGCCGGACCTCTGGCGGGTCTCCCCCGGACCGATCGCGGCCTTCGACGTCGCCGTGGAGCCCGACCTCTCCAACGCCGGACCGTTCCTCGCCGCCGCCCTGGTCACCGGCGGGACCGTCCGTGTGCGCAACTGGCCCGACGGGACCACCCAGGTCGGCGACGCGTGGCGGCGCATCCTGCCGCTCATGGGTGCGGAGGCGACCCTGGCGGACGGCGTCCTGACCGTCACGGGCGGACCCTCGATCGCCGGGGGCACGTTCGCCGACACGTCCGAACTCGCCCCCACCGTCGCGGCCCTCTGCGCGCTGGCCGACTCGCCGTCGACCCTCACCGGCATCGCCCACCTCCGGGGGCACGAGACGGACCGGCTCGCCGCGCTCGTCGCGGAGATCACCGCGCTCGGCGGCGACGCCGAGGAGACGGCCGATGGACTGACCATCCGCCCGGCGCCGCTGCACGGCGGCGTCTTCCGCACGTACGACGACCACCGCATGGCGACCGCCGGCGCGATCATCGGGCTGGCCGTGGACGGCGTCGAGGTCGAGAACATCGGCACCACCGCCAAGACGCTGCCGGAGTTCCCCGCCCTCTGGACGGCGCTCACGGGCTCGGCCGGCACGCCGGGCGCGGCCGACGGGCAGGGCCGGGCATGAGCGAGGCCGGCAACCGCCGCGGGTCGCGTGCCTGGGACGAGTCCGACGTGCGGATCCGCCCCAACAAGAAGGGGTCCCGCCCGCGCACCAAGACGCGCCCCGCCTACGAGGACGCCGTGACCGGGCGCGTCGTGACCGTGGACCGTGGACGCTACACCACGGTGGTCGACGAGGACACGCCCGACGAGCGGACCGTCGTCGCCGCGAGGGCCCGCGAACTGCGCCGCAGCGCCGTCGTCGCCGGGGACCTCGTGGCCCTCGTCGGCGATCTCTCCGGCGGGCCCGATTCCCTCGCGCGCCTCGTCCGGATCGAGGAACGGCGCACCGTCCTGCGGCGCAGTGCGGACGACACGGACCCCGTGGAGCGCGTCGTCGTCGCCAATGCCGACCAGCTCGTGATCGTCGTCGCCGCCGCCAACCCGGAGCCGCGGACCGGCTTCATCGACCGCGCACTCGTGGCGGCCTACGACGCCGGGATCGAGCCGCTCCTGTGCATCACCAAGGCCGACCTCCGCGACCCGGCCCCCCTGCTCGCCAACTACGAACACCTCGACCTGCGCGTCATCATCAGCAGGACCGACGAGGCCGTGGGGCTCGAGGCCACCTCCGACGACGGCGAGTCGGCTCGGCTCTCGCACGGCGCCGTCGACGCCCTGCGGGACGAACTGGACGGACAGGTGAGCGTGCTGCTCGGCCACTCCGGCGTCGGGAAGTCCACCATGGTCAACGCCCTCACCGGGTCCACCCGGGCCACCGGCGGCGTGAACGCCGTGACGGGCAGGGGGCGCCACACGTCGTCGTCGGCCCTCGCGCTCAAGGCGGCCGACGCCGCTCCCGGCACCTGGATCATCGACACCCCGGGCATCCGGTCCTTCGGGCTCGCGCACGTCGACGCCGACCGCATCCTGAAGGCGTTCCCCGACCTGGAGCCGGGCACCGACCGCTGCGAGCGAGGGTGCCGGCACGACGACAACGCCGTCGACTGCGGCCTGGACAGCTACGTGGCGGAGGGGCTCGCCGGTGACTCGGGGCCCGTCCGGCTCGCCAGCCTGCGGCGCCTGCTGACGGCCGGGACCGCGGACCCGCGGGGCAGCGCGCACGACGCCAAGGAGCTCGGACAGCAGTGACGGCGGGCACAGGATGCCGGACACCGGCCCCTGGGCTGTTAGGGTGAACACAGTTGTTGTTTGCGCATTAAATTTCAAGCCTTGACCCTCCACCTGGAGTTCGACAGCTTTTGACGATAAGCGGGTAACGAACACCACGATGAGCGCCCGAACGTCGGGATGCTCTCCCAGGTAAGGATGTACGACATGGCTACTGGCACAGTGAAATGGTTCAACGCCGAAAAGGGCTTCGGCTTCATCGCTCCCGAGGACGGCGGCGCTGACGTGTTCGCCCACTTCTCCGCGATCAACTCGAACGGCTACCGTTCCCTCGAAGAGAACCAGAAGGTCAACTTCGAGACCACCCAGGGCCCCAAGGGTCCCCAGGCCGAGAACATCACCGTTCTCTAACTGTCCCCGTGCCGCCCAGCGGCGACGGACCGGAAGCCACCGTGCGGCGCGAGCCCGCGGTGGCTTTCTGCTGTCCGGTCCCGACCGGCCCGCCCCGCACCGAAGCGCCTGATGCGCCCGCCCAGACGATAGGTTGATCGGTATGAGTTTCACGCAGGGCTACAACGACGACCTCCGTCTTGCCCACATCATGGCCGATTCGGTCGACGACCAGACCATGTCGCGCTTCAAGGCGCTCGACCTGCGGGTCGAGACCAAGCCGGACCTCACCCCCGTGACGGATGCCGACAAGAGCGCCGAGGAGGCCATCCGCGGCCAGCTCTCCCGGGCGCGGCCGCGCGACGCCGTTCTCGGCGAGGAGTTCGGCAGCACCGGCTCCGGTTCGCGCCGCTGGGTGATCGATCCCATCGACGGCACGAAGAACTTCGTCCGGGGGGTCCCGGTGTGGGCCACCCTGATCTCCCTCATCGACGAGGGCCGGCCCGTGGTCGGCCTGGTGAGTGCGCCTGCGCTCGGCAAGCGGTGGTGGGCGGCCGAGGGTACCGGCGCCTACACCGGCAAGTCGCTCGCCGCGGCCCAGCGCCTCCGGGTCTCGAACGTCTCCCGGCTCGCGGACGCCTCACTGTCCTACTCCAGCCTGTCCGGCTGGCGGGAGCGCGGCACGCTGGCCGAATTCGTCAACCTGACCGACAAGGTCTGGCGGACGCGCGCCTACGGCGACTTCTGGTCCTACTGCCTGGTGGCGGAGGGCTCCGTGGACGTCGCCTGCGAACCGGAACTGAACCTGCACGACATGGCGGCGCTCGTGCCCATCGTGACCGAGGCCGGTGGCCGGTTCACCTCGCTCGACGGCGTGGACGGCCCCTTCGGCGGCAACGCCCTCGCCACGAACGGGTCCCTGCACAGCGAGGTCCTGCGTACCCTCAACCCCGATGTGGATGACCTCCTCTAGCGCGACGGGCGGTCCGCAGGGCATGTCGTGGTGAGGGGCGGGCCGCGCCTCGACGAGCAGCGCCGGCGGGAGA
This genomic interval from Arthrobacter agilis contains the following:
- the aroA gene encoding 3-phosphoshikimate 1-carboxyvinyltransferase, whose protein sequence is MTVTSGGVSDQTLWRAPRLTRPVDAEISVPGSKSLTNRYLVLAALADGPCLIRRPLHSRDSALMVDALRALGAVIEDVPGDGGFGPDLRVVPLPAGPGPAVDRAVDCGLAGTVMRFVPPLAGLVTGSTRFDGDPHARRRPMGSIIAALRGLGVTVDDDGSGALPFTVEGDGHVRGGRLVVDASASSQFVSALLLVGARFAEGLHLEHVGKPVPSLDHVRMTVRTLRSLGVDVDDSVPDLWRVSPGPIAAFDVAVEPDLSNAGPFLAAALVTGGTVRVRNWPDGTTQVGDAWRRILPLMGAEATLADGVLTVTGGPSIAGGTFADTSELAPTVAALCALADSPSTLTGIAHLRGHETDRLAALVAEITALGGDAEETADGLTIRPAPLHGGVFRTYDDHRMATAGAIIGLAVDGVEVENIGTTAKTLPEFPALWTALTGSAGTPGAADGQGRA
- the rsgA gene encoding ribosome small subunit-dependent GTPase A codes for the protein MSEAGNRRGSRAWDESDVRIRPNKKGSRPRTKTRPAYEDAVTGRVVTVDRGRYTTVVDEDTPDERTVVAARARELRRSAVVAGDLVALVGDLSGGPDSLARLVRIEERRTVLRRSADDTDPVERVVVANADQLVIVVAAANPEPRTGFIDRALVAAYDAGIEPLLCITKADLRDPAPLLANYEHLDLRVIISRTDEAVGLEATSDDGESARLSHGAVDALRDELDGQVSVLLGHSGVGKSTMVNALTGSTRATGGVNAVTGRGRHTSSSALALKAADAAPGTWIIDTPGIRSFGLAHVDADRILKAFPDLEPGTDRCERGCRHDDNAVDCGLDSYVAEGLAGDSGPVRLASLRRLLTAGTADPRGSAHDAKELGQQ
- a CDS encoding cold-shock protein, with the translated sequence MATGTVKWFNAEKGFGFIAPEDGGADVFAHFSAINSNGYRSLEENQKVNFETTQGPKGPQAENITVL
- the hisN gene encoding histidinol-phosphatase gives rise to the protein MSFTQGYNDDLRLAHIMADSVDDQTMSRFKALDLRVETKPDLTPVTDADKSAEEAIRGQLSRARPRDAVLGEEFGSTGSGSRRWVIDPIDGTKNFVRGVPVWATLISLIDEGRPVVGLVSAPALGKRWWAAEGTGAYTGKSLAAAQRLRVSNVSRLADASLSYSSLSGWRERGTLAEFVNLTDKVWRTRAYGDFWSYCLVAEGSVDVACEPELNLHDMAALVPIVTEAGGRFTSLDGVDGPFGGNALATNGSLHSEVLRTLNPDVDDLL